In Bradyrhizobium sp. WD16, the genomic stretch GCGACAGCAATGTCGAGCAGATCGTTGCGATCATGGCGCCGGACGGCGTCGACACTCTCACACCCGCCCAGCTTAAAGAACTCTCCGGGCTGGTTAAGATCCTTGTTTATGACCCGACCGGGATCACCGCGCAGCCGGCCGTGCTTCAGGCTGTTATCGATGGCGATCCGGCCGCTCTTGCGCAGACCGTCGGACAGATTGCAAAACTTGGATCCCTAAGCGCGATCGGACGTCTGGGCAACCCGGCTGACGGAGCTTCTTCCAATGTAGGTGCATCAAATAGCTCGGCCGCATCGACAGTTCCCTACCGCGCGGCCGGCACTGTTATTTTACAAGGAGACGCGCCAGTATGCGGGCCAGCATGTGCGGCGATGGTCGTGAGCGATAGGCAGGGTGCTTCGGTCAGCCTTGCTGACACGATAGGCAGCTTCCAAAATGGCGTTCGGCCTACGGGCGTGAACGCGTATGAGATTTCAGACGTGCTCTCCAATGCGGGAGTGCAAAATACCGTGAATCTAAACATGACCTCGGCCCAGCTGGATCAGGCATTGGCAAATGGTCAGCAGGTAATTGTGAATGTTAGCAATCATTTCTTTATTGTGGATAGTGAGGCTACGATCAATGGCGCGACGTACTATATGACGCGTGACCCAAACGCCGGTCCTCGCGGCGTTTTGGCGAGCATCCTGCAAAACGCTATGTCTAGGTCGGGCGGAGTCAACGCAATAGTTGTTGGGAAATAATATGGACGTCAGAGATGTGTTGGAATCGTCAACTCTAAAAGAGGGGGACTCAATCGAATTGATGGGCTGGTTAGTGGACCGCAGCGACGGTCTTTACGTACTAGGTCGCCACGATCCAAAAGAGTATGAGTATCCGCACAGAATGAAGATAGTGAACGGCAACATTATCTATCCGATCTTGGATGAGATACCGCAGTTGGCCGGAGGCTGGTCTCTCTTATTCTATAAGGTGAGACTGCGGGGTACATTGGTCGGACACCCGCCGAGGGAGATCGATGCGTCAGACATATCGGTCAGTATCGATCAGGGACGTAACTACAAAGACATCATTATTGAGCCCGAGCTCATCGAGCAGTACGTCAAGCTTAGGGGGGACTACAAATTCGATTGGCCGCGCGATCCTATGCGCGATTGGCTGAAGGATGCGCTGTGAATGTAAAGTCCGCTCCGGACTCTTGCTTGCCGATGAGAGTGAGCTGCCAAATTGGTGTTGTAGCCCCTTAATTTCCGGGAGACTGTAAACTGAACTGTGTCGCTGCGGATTGGCTTACAACTGCTCGAGTGGGACTCTGTCCTCGCCGAACATGATCTGGAAGCTCTGCAGGGCGGGCTTCCAGTGGTGGATGCTTTTCCAGTTTTTAGCGGCTTCCTGGATTGCGAGGAAGAGCGATTTCAGCGCGGCGTCGTCGTTTGGGAAAATCCTGCGGTTTCGCGTGAGCTTGCGCATGGTCATGTTGAGGGATTCGATGGCGTTGGTCGTGTAGATCACCTTGCGGATCTCCGGCACGAACTGGAAAAACGGAATGACGTTGTCCCAATTGCCGCGCCATATCCGCACGACGGCTTTGTATTTCCTGCCCCATTCGGCTTCGAAGGCGTCGAGTTCCGCCGCGGCTTCGTCGGCGCTCGCCGATTGATAGATTTTCTTCAGCGTGGCGATCACCGCCTTTGCGTCCTGCGTCGCGACGTAGCGCAGGCTGGCGCGCACCAGATGCACGACGCAAAGCTGCGTCAGCGTCCTCGGAAAAACCGCGTTCACCGCCTCCGGCAGCCCGTTGAGACCGTCCATACAGGCGATGAAAATGTCGCGCACGCCGCGATTTCTCAGCTCGGTCAGCACGGAGAGCCAGAATTTCGCGCCCTCCGACTCCGCCAGCCAGAGGCCGAGAACTTCCTTTTCGCC encodes the following:
- a CDS encoding IS256 family transposase, whose protein sequence is MQMKVSPELLEELTKDFKRPEEMESLYAQMLQHMINRGLSAELDAHLAAGSAEAGSNAGRSNKRNGKSVKTVRSANGSLTVETPRDRLGTFEPQLVKKRQVRLAGMEEKILTLYAKGLTTRDIEDALTELYGVTISHTLISQVTESVMDEARAWQNRPLDDVYPIVWLDGLVVKVRHNKQVINKSAHIVLGVNLRGEKEVLGLWLAESEGAKFWLSVLTELRNRGVRDIFIACMDGLNGLPEAVNAVFPRTLTQLCVVHLVRASLRYVATQDAKAVIATLKKIYQSASADEAAAELDAFEAEWGRKYKAVVRIWRGNWDNVIPFFQFVPEIRKVIYTTNAIESLNMTMRKLTRNRRIFPNDDAALKSLFLAIQEAAKNWKSIHHWKPALQSFQIMFGEDRVPLEQL